In Citrus sinensis cultivar Valencia sweet orange chromosome 4, DVS_A1.0, whole genome shotgun sequence, one DNA window encodes the following:
- the LOC102627869 gene encoding NAC domain-containing protein 105-like — MFHLGADSEMNSLVGFRFYPTDEEIIRLLKKKRLNPGFFVHTIKEIDFYSFEPWELPCHSEIQSEEEVWYFFCEPDYKYAKSRRVNRGTNEGTWKKTGNGSKIKRKYSTEVIGTKRILSFSCHDSASKKAKTEWVMHEIAVEDDPDYKKDFVVCRLERKREKKMLGVVSTKRKRDEKLGVSTNDGDQSCQNLTSKRSHIAEDTTRNHVVEKEDLVSNRTRVAENTVLASEVQATDHSISDSRDHVAENIVDNSVEAETRQFAEFNPQGDGYNGLNEASVLALQSPVYPEQELSYSNGSSCGNGLLNSEFDSEQVDDQFNSQRDFQNKDSPNESGQTTSDFLSSKSDEGVYLEDGSDMDSETFIAKVTIFFQY, encoded by the exons ATGTTTCACCTTGGTGCTGACTCAGAAATGAACAGTCTCGTGGGGTTCAGATTCTACCCAACTGATGAAGAAATCATTCGTCtcctgaagaagaagagactTAACCCTGGTTTCTTTGTCCATACGATCAAGGAAATTGATTTCTACAGCTTTGAGCCCTGGGAGCTACCCT GCCATTCGGAGATTCAGTCTGAGGAAGAGGTATGGTACTTTTTCTGTGAGCCTGATTACAAGTATGCCAAGAGTAGACGGGTAAATAGAGGAACAAATGAAGGAACCTGGAAAAAGACTGGCAATGGTTCTAAAATCAAGCGAAAATACAGTACCGAAGTGATTGGTACCAAAAGGATTTTGTCTTTCTCCTGCCATGATTCTGCTTCCAAGAAAGCTAAGACTGAGTGGGTTATGCACGAAATAGCTGTTGAAGATGACCCTGATTATAAG AAGGACTTTGTTGTGTGTCGCCTTGAAAGAAAACGGGAGAAGAAGATGCTTGGTGTTGTTTCCACTAAAAGAAAACGGGATGAGAAGCTTGGTGTTTCCACTAATGATGGTGATCAATCTTGTCAAAATTTGACTTCTAAAAGAAGTCATATTGCAGAAGATACTACTAGAAATCATGTTgtagaaaaagaagatttgGTTTCTAATAGGACTCGGGTTGCAGAAAATACTGTTTTGGCCTCTGAAGTTCAAGCAACAGACCATTCGATTTCTGATTCTAGAGATCATGTTGCAGAAAATATTGTCGACAATTCTGTTGAGGCAGAAACTCGACAATTTGCAGAATTCAATCCACAGGGAGATGGCTATAATGGGCTGAATGAAGCCTCTGTCTTGGCACTGCAGTCACCAGTTTATCCAGAACAGGAATTGTCATACTCTAATGGTTCTAGTTGCGGTAATGGTTTATTGAATTCTGAATTTGACAGTGAGCAGGTAGATGACCAGTTCAATTCACAGAGGGATTTTCAGAATAAAGACTCTCCTAATGAATCTGGGCAGACCACTTCTGACTTCCTCTCATCAAAGTCAGATGAAGGAGTTTACTTGGAGGATGGCAGTGACATGGACTCTGAAACCTTCATTGCAAAGGTGACGATATTCTTTCAGTATTAA